The Anastrepha ludens isolate Willacy chromosome 2, idAnaLude1.1, whole genome shotgun sequence genome contains a region encoding:
- the LOC128858337 gene encoding uncharacterized protein LOC128858337 has protein sequence MDVIIDHILHFLQFDVTSIFIKDDEMMQCDEDEDFDDPDNQLADFCEELKQMEIEENECCSKSKQSQARPSECAAGSECLLDDVKDEAPCEENNADPMAGGDKCTCEAVHKRVVSKIADKCSSSTLLELHCIEERAVKLWETLHSHMRNNSCGKLPNWWDLKSWQKLPFYWAALSNEILCDDPFENFKQFYIGNKKSSKRIAKHQLDRTLVMWHRLSVKQRLPFVMEAFISKVGAGKVNIADEHEIHRVICELQKK, from the coding sequence ATGGACGTAATTATCGATCACATTTTGCATTTTCTACAATTCGATGTGACCAGCATTTTCATAAAAGACGACGAAATGATGCAATGTGACGAAGATGAGGATTTTGATGACCCAGATAACCAATTGGCGGATTTTTGCGAGGAACTGAAGCAGATGGAGATTGAAGAGAATGAATGCTGTAGCAAATCAAAACAGTCACAAGCAAGGCCGAGTGAATGTGCGGCAGGAAGTGAGTGCCTGTTGGATGACGTAAAAGACGAGGCACCCTGTGAAGAAAATAACGCAGATCCGATGGCAGGTGGTGACAAATGCACTTGTGAGGCAGTGCACAAGCGGGTTGTGTCAAAAATAGCTGATAAATGCTCGTCGTCCACATTGTTGGAACTGCATTGCATTGAGGAGCGGGCTGTCAAATTATGGGAGACACTACACTCGCATATGCGCAATAATAGTTGCGGAAAACTTCCCAACTGGTGGGATCTAAAAAGTTGGCAGAAACTGCCATTCTACTGGGCTGCACTTTCCAATGAGATACTCTGCGATGATCCTTTCGagaatttcaaacaattttacatAGGCAACAAAAAGTCAAGCAAGCGCATCGCCAAGCATCAATTAGATCGGACGCTCGTAATGTGGCACCGATTAAGTGTCAAGCAGCGGCTACCCTTCGTCATGGAGGCTTTCATTAGCAAGGTGGGTGCGGGCAAGGTGAACATCGCCGACGAGCATGAAATTCATCGCGTCATCTGTGAATTGCAAAAGAAATGA